From the Ciconia boyciana chromosome 24, ASM3463844v1, whole genome shotgun sequence genome, one window contains:
- the APC2 gene encoding adenomatous polyposis coli protein 2 isoform X2, translating to MHKMTSDSLNLALRRYAGMALTNLTFGDVVNKATLCSRRGCMEAIVAQLGSDSEELHQVVSSILRNLSWRADINSKKVLREVGSVTGLTRCALHAGKESTLKSVLSALWNLSAHSTENKAAICGVEGALGFLVSTLTYKCQSNSLAIIESGGGILRNVSSLIATREDYRQVLRDHNCLQTLLQHLRSHSLTIVSNACGTLWNLSARSPRDQELLWDLGAVSMLRNLIHSKHKMIAMGSAAALRNLLTNRPPKYKDAAVISPGSCMPSLYMRKQKALEAELDAKHLAETFDTMEKQSLKSQNAKKPTRHIENLVKDYASDSGCFDDDEVPNVSTGVETASASVLSMFLNSSFLQGQALPRALAQRRCPEPEKDGSGKPAEPKKLPLPEDDVSLAAEKLANKISSTVAKIDKLVEDISTMHTSSDDSFSLSSEDHCLDWQYGPEEVHEARAQSCSPCRLSDTGGFAKRESLSRAHTLLRLKTAYTSLSNDSLNSGSTSDGYCTKEHMKPCTRAAFLDYRDELQRYQKRPSRLDLKSILGGKPERVEPPALTGRDAAELDKPEQRDLPERAKKTVTFPSPKTLDKEPEWKKEAGSKPCPDPQVRTIKLSPSYQHIPLLESLAKSGAAAAAGHHPSLLGRKQAWLPPALLQTAETLSKIPEKLPAHPPATTEQESVQKYSVEDTPICFSRCSSLSSLSSADNVLDGQSHSENDLDSDSSLEILEMEEGDGEGEDGRQEKDKAADLGPATPVRISQPITIPFPKRDKVFLRESSPSRQEDLTPSSSSENYIQETPLVMSRCSSVSSLGSFESPSIASSIQSDPCSEMISGTISPSELPDSPGQTMPPSRSKTPLFELGCQPEKETSQFNIQWENNVKKFMEITDFKERFQLPQDLDSMVYFTVEKPNENFSCASSLSALPLHEHYVQKDVELKLMPTFPEKNSLNFVAHEKREERREERYLEGRRRADRPEPPSDDDIEILKECISSAMPSRFRKVKTSLLSGQVLHPQTKKPVHVPVYMLVPAHTHPGVPKHLRASARDLFKDDDSFTDSADGTPVNFSSAASLSDETLRYPATEEAQHPHGVGTGVPVGVLPEGHHETGSAGTIPARRATSSSSAPAQLSSACKGKAGSSRGQGGEGKRGKQPPAKSGPSLELEVGRTSGPPGRKDAPQEDGVAFQSLCHTTPTEEAVYCFYEQDSDELPEAGREVSGSRAQPSRVPRRERWGGSVPRREPEPGPRPAKAKPQNNLIADETPPCYSLSSSMSSLSDANLSDGEERGQPCGKAPQPRSAAAVGQAQGGSPSSPSLNSEDDLLQKCIGSAMPKRRRPSARRRTVERKQKPLGTGGRERKAEARHCPAEDAGSDRGSDLDSVEWQAIQEGANSIVTWLHQAAASLSREPSSESDSILSFVSGLSVGSTLQLSLGRQEKKRAGSVAGRDAVRREHSKSRPERKDVPGARPAGRGNARAERSPAPTKPAPNLPVVFRGRTVIYMPSLAKDTPSPRAALKKSPVAKPEAPAAKNLSLSQQRSRSLHRLGKPPETGDLALPKRSTTPPARIGKGPPSSGSSRTSTPSQHAPKKLPSPSQLAKQGSLATGKAGGSPSPPGPPARAPAPKSPAPKQSKTQKSPVRIPFMQKPSRKVLPGRGAMPVLEEQADGGKARGNGPGAPGGGRLNLVRMSSARSSGSDSDRSGFLRQLTFIKESSSLLLRHRTELSPAQPATSLPRRTSPQRSRTTLPAVFLCSSRCEELKAAKRAAPSPRPLIPRAQPGGKVPASAKPPRRTSSESPSRLPVKTGIPTPEPFKRYSSSPNISVVRRTGSPSSVLSARSEASARRRQTEAAPSGQPAKPPVVMMKGTWRRIRDEDIPHILKSTLPSSALPLAGAGEEERPGTPGPRKTSDAVVQTEDFSTTKTNSSTSPTLETREGPPHTRAACDGEAPAPAKATLPISFGHDAPAGTFPASRHGSPSRAARVTPFNYVPSPMAVTVVADKAVEKIQA from the exons ATGCACAAGATGACGAGCGACTCCCTGAACCTGGCACTGCGACGCTACGCGGGGATGGCCCTCACCAACCTCACCTTCGGCGACGTGGTCAACAAG GCGACGCTGTGCTCCCGCCGGGGCTGCATGGAGGCCATTGTGGCTCAGCTGGGCTCCGACAGCGAGGAGCTGCACCAG GTGGTCTCCAGCATCCTGAGGAACCTCTCTTGGCGGGCTGACATCAACAGCAAGAAGGTGCTGCGGGAGGTGGGCAGCGTGACCGGGCTGACGCGGTGCGCGCTGCACGCCGGCAAG GAGTCCACACTGAAGAGCGTCCTGAGCGCGCTGTGGAACCTGTCGGCGCACAGCACGGAGAACAAAGCCGCCATCTGCGGGGTGGAGGGAGCCCTGGGCTTCCTGGTGAGCACCCTCACCTACAAGTGCCAGAGCAACTCGCTGGCCATCATCGAGAGCGGCGGCGGCATCCTCAGGAACGTCTCCAGCCTCATCGCCACACGGGAGGACTACAG GCAGGTGCTCCGGGACCACAACTGCCTGCAGACGCTGCTGCAGCACCTGCGCTCGCACAGCCTCACCATCGTCAGCAACGCCTGCGGCACCCTCTGGAACCTGtccgcccgcagcccccgcgaccaggagctgctctgggaCCTGGGAGCGGTCAGCATGCTGCGCAACCTCATCCATTCCAAGCACAAGATGATCGCCATGGGCAGCGCGGCCGCTCTCCGCAACCTCCTCACCAACCGGCCCCCCAAGTACAAGGATGCCGCCGTCATCTCGCCAGGCTCCTGCATGCCCTCGCTCTACATGCGCAAGCAGAAGGCGCTGGAGGCCGAACTGGATGCCAAGCACTTGGCCGAGACCTTCGACACCATGGAGAAGCAGAGCCTGAAGAGCCAGAACGCCAAGAAGCCGACGCGGCACATAGAGAACCTGGTGAAGGACTATGCCTCCGACTCCGGCTGCTTTGACGATGATGAGGTGCCCAACGTCTCCACCGGCGTGGAGACGGCCAGCGCCTCCGTCCTCTCCATGTTCCTCAactcctccttcctccaggGGCAGGCGCTGCCCCGGGCGCTGGCACAGAGGCGATGCCCGGAGCCAGAGAAGGATGGCAGCGGCAAGCCAGCTGAGCCCAAGAAGCTGCCGCTGCCGGAGGATGACGTCTCGCTGGCCGCCGAGAAGTTGGCCAACAAGATCTCCAGCACAGTGGCCAAGATCGACAAGCTGGTGGAGGACATCTCCACCATGCACACGTCCTCGGATGACAGCTTCAGCCTCAGCTCGGAGGACCACTGCCTGGACTGGCAGTACGGCCCCGAGGAGGTGCACGAGGCGCGTGCCCAGTCCTGCTCGCCGTGCCGTCTCTCAGACACCGGCGGCTTTGCCAAGCGGGAGAGCCTGAGCCGGGCGCACACGCTGCTGCGACTCAAGACTGCCTACACCAGCCTGTCCAACGACAGCCTCAACAGCGGCAGCACCAGCGACGGCTACTGCACCAAGGAGCACATGAAGCCCTGCACCAGGGCCGCCTTCCTCGACTACCGGGACGAGCTGCAGCGGTACCAGAAGCGGCCGAGCCGGCTAGACCTCAAGAGCATCCTGGGCGGCAAGCCGGAGCGGGTCGAACCCCCCGCGCTCACGGGCAGGGACGCGGCCGAGCTGGACAAGCCGGAGCAGCGAGACCTGCCCGAACGGGCCAAGAAGACGGTGACTTTCCCCAGCCCCAAGACGCTGGACAAGGAGCCCGAGTGGAAGAAGGAGGCGGGCAGCAAGCCCTGCCCTGACCCCCAGGTCCGCACCATCAAACTCTCCCCGTCCTACCAGCATATCCCACTGCTTGAAAGCCTGGCCAAGAGCGGGgcagccgctgccgccggccaCCACCCCTCCCTCCTGGGCAGAAAGCAAGCCTGGCTcccccctgcgctgctgcagACGGCCGAGACCTTGAGCAAGATCCCAGAGAAGCTGCCTGCCCACCCACCAGCCACGACAGAGCAGGAGTCGGTGCAGAAATACTCGGTGGAGGACACCCCGATCTGCTTCTCCCGGTGcagctccctctcctctctctcctcgGCCGACAATGTGCTGGATGGGCAGAGCCACAGCGAGAACGACCTGGACAGCGACTCCTCCCTGGAGATcctggagatggaggaaggGGACGGGGAAGGTGAGGatgggaggcaggagaaggacAAGGCGGCGGATCTGGGTCCGGCCACGCCGGTGAGGATTTCGCAGCCTATCACCATCCCCTTCCCGAAGCGTGACAAGGTCTTCCTGCGGGAGTCATCACCGTCACGCCAGGAGGACCTCACGCCCTCGAGCTCCTCGGAGAACTACATCCAGGAGACGCCGCTGGTGATGAGCCGCTGCAGCTCCGTCAGCTCCCTGGGCAGCTTCGAGAGCCCCTCCATCGCCAGCTCCATCCAGAGCGACCCTTGCAGCGAGATGATCAGCGGCACCATCAGTCCCAGCGAGCTGCCCGACAGCCCTGGGCAGACCATGCCGCCCAGCCGCAGCAAGACGCCCCTCTTCGAGCTGGGCTGCCAACCGGAGAAGGAGACCAGCCAGTTCAACATCCAGTGGGAGAACAACGTCAAGAAGTTCATGGAGATCACCGACTTTAAGGAACGCTTCCAGCTTCCCCAGGACCTGGACTCCATGGTCTACTTCACGGTGGAGAAACCCAACGAGAACTTCTCCTGCGCCTCCAGCCTGAGCGCCCTGCCCCTCCACGAGCACTATGTCCAGAAGGACGTGGAGCTCAAGCTGATGCCCACGTTCCCGGAGAAGAACAGCTTGAATTTCGTGGCTCACGAGAAGCGGGAGGAGCGGCGGGAGGAGCGGTACCTGGAGGGCCGGCGGCGGGCTGACCGCCCCGAGCCCCCCTCCGATGATGACATCGAGATCCTGAAGGAGTGCATCAGCTCCGCCATGCCCTCCCGCTTCCGCAAGGTGAAGACCTCCCTGCTCTCCGGCCAGGTCCTGCACCCCCAGACGAAGAAGCCGGTGCACGTCCCTGTGTACATGCTGGTGCCAGCCCACACGCACCCCGGCGTCCCCAAGCACCTGCGTGCCAGCGCCCGCGACCTCTTCAAGGACGACGACTCCTTCACTGACTCGGCTGACGGGACCCCCGTCAACTTCTCCAGCGCCGCCTCACTGAGCGACGAGACCCTGCGCTACCCGGCCACCGAGGAGGCTCAGCATCCCCACGGCGTGGGCACGGGGGTCCCGGTGGGGGTCCTGCCCGAGGGGCACCACGAGACGGGCAGCGCCGGCACCATCCCGGCCAGGAgagccacctccagcagctcgGCGCCTGCCCAGCTGAGCTCAGCCTGCAAAGGGAAAGCGGGGTCGAGCCGTGGCCAAGGCGGGGAAGGCAAGCGGGGGAAGCAGCCCCCCGCCAAGAGCGGACccagcctggagctggaggtggggaggaCCAGCGGTCCCCCTGGGCGGAAGGACGCTCCCCAGGAGGATGGGGTGGCCTTCCAGTCGCTGTGCCACACCACGCCGACGGAGGAAGCCGTCTACTGCTTCTATGAGCAGGACTCGGATGAGCTGCCCGAGGCGGGCAGGGAGGTGtctggcagcagagcccagcccagccgggTGCCCAGGAGGGAGCGCTGGGGCGGCTCTGTTCCCCGCAGGGAGCCCGAGCCTGGTCCCCGGCCGGCGAAGGCGAAACCCCAGAACAACCTCATCGCTGACGAGACGCCGCCGTGCTACTCCCTCAGCTCCTCCATGAGCTCCCTGAGCGATGCCAACCTCTCCGACGGCGAGGAGCGGGGCCAGCCCTGCGGCAAAGCCCCCCAGCCGCGGTCGGCCGCGGCAGTGGGGCAGGCACAGGGtggctcccccagctcccccagcctcaACTCGGAGGATGACCTGCTGCAGAAGTGCATCGGCTCGGCCATGCCCAAGCGCCGGCGGCCCTCGGCTCGCCGGAGGACGGTGGAGCGCAAGCAGAAGCCGCTGGGCACCGGCGGGAGGGAGCGGAAAGCGGAGGCGAGGCATTGCCCTGCCGAGGACGCCGGATCCGACCGGGGCTCGGACCTGGACAGCGTGGAGTGGCAAGCCATCCAGGAAGGTGCCAACTCCATCGTCACCTGGCTGCAccaggctgctgcctccctctcaCGGGAGCCTTCCTCCGAGTCCGACTCCATCCTCTCCTTCGTGTCAGGGCTCTCTGTCGGGTCCaccctgcagctctccctgggcaggcaggagaagaaacGGGCCGGCAGCGTGGCCGGCCGGGATGCGGTGAGGAGGGAGCACAGCAAGAGCCGCCCAGAGAGGAAGGATGTGCCGGGTGCCCGTCCTGCCGGCCGCGGAAACGCCAGGGCGGAGCGGAGCCCGGCACCCACCAAGCCAGCGCCCAACCTGCCCGTGGTCTTCCGCGGCAGGACCGTCATCTACATGCCCAGCCTGGCCAAGGACACCCCCAGCCCGCGGGCCGCTCTGAAGAAAAGCCCCGTGGCCAAGCCCGAGGCGCCGGCAGCCAAGAACCTCTCCCTGAGCCAGCAGCGCTCACGGAGCCTGCACCGGCTGGGCAAGCCCCCCGAAACCGGGGACCTGGCACTGCCCAAGAGGAGCACGACACCTCCTGCCCGCATCGGCAAGGGACCCCCCTCCTCGGGCTCCTCCCGCACCTCCACCCCCTCCCAGCACGCACCCAAGAAGCTGCCGTCGCCCTCCCAGCTCGCCAAGCAGGGTTCCCTGGCCACAGGCAAGGCGGGCGGCTCGCCGTccccgccgggacccccggccAGAGCCCCAGCCCCCAAGTCCCCGGCCCCCAAGCAGTCCAAGACGCAGAAGTCGCCCGTCCGCATCCCCTTCATGCAGAAGCCCAGCAGGAAGGTgctgccgggccggggggcCATGCcggtgctggaggagcaggcGGACGGTGGCAAGGCACGGGGCAACGggccgggggcaccggggggtGGCCGGCTCAACCTGGTGCGGATGTCGTCCGCTCGTTCCAGCGGGAGCGACTCGGACCGCTCCGGCTTCCTGCGCCAGCTCACCTTCATCAAGGAAtcctccagcctgctgctgcgGCACCGCACCGAGCTCTCCCCGGCGCAGCCGGCGACCTCGCTGCCTCGCCGCACCTCGCCGCAGCGCAGCCGCACCACCCTCCCGGCCgtcttcctctgctcctcccgCTGCGAGGAGCTCAAAGCGGCCAAGcgagcagcccccagcccacgGCCCCTCATCCCCAGGGCCCAGCCTGGCGGCAAAGTCCCCGCCAGTGCCAAGCCGCCGCGGAGAACCAGCTCTGAGAGCCCGTCGCGGCTGCCGGTGAAGACCGGCATCCCCACACCCGAGCCCTTCAAGAGATACTCGTCCTCGCCCAACATCAGCGTGGTGCGGAGGACGGGCAGCCCTTCCTCCGTCCTCTCCGCCCGCTCCGAGGCTtcggcgcggcggcggcagaCCGAGGCGGCGCCAAGTGGGCAGCCGGCGAAGCCACCGGTGGTGATGATGAAGGGCACGTGGCGGAGGATTCGGGACGAAGACATTCCCCACATCCTCAAGAGCaccctgccctcctctgccctgccgCTGGCGGGCGCCGGCGAGGAGGAACGCCCTGGCACCCCCGGCCCCAGGAAGACCAGCGACGCCGTGGTGCAGACCGAGGACTTCTCCACCACCAAGACCAACTCCAGCACCTCTCCCACGCTGGAGACCCGCGAGGGGCCCCCGCACACCCGCGCCGCCTGCGACGGCGAAGCCCCAGCCCCCGCCAAGGCCACCCTGCCCATCTCCTTCGGCCACGACGCGCCGGCCGGGACCTTCCCCGCCAGCCGGCACGGCTCCCCGAGCAGAGCCGCCCGCGTCACCCCCTTCAACTacgtccccagccccatggcggTGACGGTGGTGGCCGACAAGGCGGTGGAGAAAATCCAGGCttga